The proteins below come from a single Burkholderia contaminans genomic window:
- a CDS encoding aspartate aminotransferase family protein has product MSYNEAKFWHPMLHPNEMKQRKPIRIVRGDGCYVFDEEGRKLVDGVAGLWNVNVGHNRQEVKDAIVHQLDELEYFQLFDGISHPRAEELSKKVIDLLEPEGMRRVLYSSGGSDSIETALKIARQYWKVRGQADRTKFISLKQGYHGTHFGGASVNGNTVFRRNYEPNLPGCFHVETPWLYRNPFTQDPEELGRICAEMLEREIQFQSPDTVAAFIAEPIQGAGGVIVPPANYWPLVREVCDRYGVLLIADEVVTGFGRSGSLFGSRGWGVRPDIMCLAKGISSGYVPLGATVVNARIEDAFAANADFGGAIMHGYTYAGHPVACAAAIASLDIVVKEDLPANAAKQGAYLLEALKPFAERFAAVGEVRGKGLMLALDLVANKDTREPIDPLSGYANAVAEVARENGVLVRPVGTKIILSPPLVIQREQLDRIVDALAAGFEAVPFA; this is encoded by the coding sequence ATGAGCTACAACGAAGCGAAATTCTGGCACCCGATGCTGCACCCGAACGAGATGAAACAGCGCAAGCCGATCCGCATCGTGCGCGGCGACGGCTGCTACGTGTTCGACGAAGAAGGGCGGAAGCTCGTCGACGGCGTCGCGGGCCTGTGGAACGTGAACGTCGGCCACAACCGCCAGGAAGTGAAGGACGCGATCGTGCACCAGCTCGACGAACTCGAATACTTCCAGCTGTTCGACGGCATTTCGCATCCGCGCGCGGAGGAGCTGTCGAAGAAGGTGATCGACCTGCTCGAACCGGAGGGCATGCGCCGCGTGCTGTACAGCTCGGGCGGCTCCGACTCGATCGAGACCGCGCTGAAGATCGCGCGCCAGTACTGGAAGGTGCGCGGCCAGGCCGACCGCACGAAGTTCATCTCGCTGAAGCAGGGTTATCACGGTACGCACTTCGGCGGTGCGTCGGTGAACGGCAACACGGTATTCCGCCGCAACTACGAGCCGAACCTGCCGGGTTGCTTCCACGTCGAGACGCCGTGGCTGTATCGCAACCCGTTCACGCAGGATCCCGAAGAACTCGGCCGGATCTGCGCGGAGATGCTGGAACGCGAGATCCAGTTCCAGAGCCCCGACACGGTGGCCGCGTTCATCGCGGAGCCGATCCAGGGCGCGGGCGGCGTGATCGTGCCGCCGGCCAACTACTGGCCGCTCGTGCGCGAGGTGTGCGACCGCTACGGCGTCCTGCTGATCGCCGACGAAGTCGTGACGGGCTTCGGCCGCAGCGGCAGCCTGTTCGGCAGCCGCGGCTGGGGCGTGCGTCCGGACATCATGTGTCTCGCGAAGGGGATCTCGTCGGGCTACGTGCCGCTCGGCGCGACGGTCGTGAACGCTCGGATCGAGGACGCGTTCGCCGCGAACGCCGATTTCGGCGGCGCGATCATGCACGGCTACACGTATGCGGGCCATCCGGTCGCCTGCGCGGCCGCGATCGCGAGCCTCGACATCGTCGTGAAGGAAGACCTGCCGGCCAACGCGGCGAAGCAGGGCGCGTACCTGCTCGAAGCATTGAAGCCGTTCGCGGAACGCTTCGCGGCGGTCGGCGAGGTGCGCGGCAAGGGCCTGATGCTCGCGCTCGACCTCGTCGCGAACAAGGACACGCGCGAGCCGATCGACCCGCTTTCGGGCTATGCGAACGCGGTCGCGGAAGTCGCGCGCGAGAATGGCGTGCTGGTGCGCCCGGTCGGCACGAAGATCATCCTGTCGCCGCCGCTCGTGATCCAGCGCGAGCAGCTCGACCGGATCGTCGACGCGCTCGCGGCGGGCTTCGAGGCCGTGCCGTTCGCGTGA
- a CDS encoding aldehyde dehydrogenase family protein — MSTTNFVAVSDTVRTFVARDFGLFIDGEMQPAHTAARLDVYDPATGERLATVADADERDVDRAVASAKHAFDTRVWSGLRPADRERILLKLADLIERDAETLAQLETLNQGKSIHVSRAIEVGASVEYVRYMAGWATKITGQTLDVSIPFPPGARYTAYTRKEPVGVVAAIVPWNFPLMIAVWKLIPALAAGCTIVLKPSPETPLTALRLAELALEAGVPPGVFNVVTGGRVCGAALASHPSIAKISFTGSTATGKLVGAAAVQNMTRFSLELGGKNPIVMLDDIDVAQALDGVAAGAFFNQGQVCAAASRIYVHRSKFAQLADGLAGVAQSMKLGAGLDTTAQINPLVSAHHRDKVVQHIEGARRAGLTFLAGGTPADDLPGYYVKPAVIADPDPDSAIVRDEVFGPVIVVVPFDDAADAVRLANASPYGLAASIWSNDLKRVMNLVPQIEAGTVWVNCHIPLDPSMPFGGYKQSGIGREFGQYAIEGFTETKSVCIAH; from the coding sequence ATGAGCACCACGAATTTCGTCGCCGTCAGCGACACCGTGCGCACCTTCGTTGCGCGCGATTTCGGCCTCTTCATCGACGGTGAAATGCAGCCCGCGCACACGGCCGCGCGGCTCGACGTGTACGACCCCGCGACGGGCGAGCGGCTTGCGACCGTCGCGGACGCCGACGAACGCGACGTCGACCGCGCGGTCGCCAGCGCGAAGCACGCATTCGACACCCGCGTGTGGAGCGGCCTGCGTCCGGCCGACCGCGAACGCATCCTGCTGAAACTCGCCGACCTGATCGAACGCGACGCCGAAACGCTCGCGCAGCTCGAAACGCTGAACCAGGGCAAGTCGATCCACGTGTCGCGCGCGATCGAGGTCGGCGCGAGCGTCGAATACGTGCGCTACATGGCCGGCTGGGCGACCAAGATCACCGGCCAGACGCTCGACGTGTCGATCCCGTTCCCGCCCGGCGCGCGCTATACGGCCTATACGCGCAAGGAGCCGGTCGGCGTGGTCGCCGCGATCGTGCCGTGGAATTTCCCGCTGATGATCGCGGTGTGGAAGCTGATCCCTGCGCTCGCGGCCGGCTGCACGATCGTGCTGAAGCCGTCGCCGGAAACGCCGCTCACGGCATTGCGTCTGGCCGAGCTCGCACTCGAAGCCGGCGTGCCGCCAGGCGTGTTCAACGTCGTCACCGGCGGCCGCGTGTGTGGTGCCGCGCTCGCGAGCCACCCGTCGATCGCGAAGATCTCGTTCACGGGCTCGACCGCGACCGGCAAGCTGGTCGGTGCGGCGGCCGTGCAGAACATGACGCGCTTCTCGCTCGAGCTCGGCGGCAAGAACCCGATCGTGATGCTCGACGACATCGACGTCGCGCAGGCGCTCGACGGTGTCGCGGCCGGCGCGTTCTTCAACCAGGGGCAGGTGTGCGCGGCCGCTTCGCGCATCTATGTGCATCGCAGCAAGTTCGCACAGCTCGCCGACGGCCTCGCGGGCGTCGCGCAGTCGATGAAGCTCGGCGCGGGCCTCGACACGACCGCGCAGATCAACCCGCTGGTGTCCGCGCACCACCGCGACAAGGTCGTCCAGCACATCGAGGGTGCGCGCCGCGCGGGCCTGACGTTCCTCGCGGGCGGCACGCCGGCCGACGACCTGCCCGGCTACTACGTGAAGCCGGCCGTGATCGCCGATCCGGATCCGGACAGCGCGATCGTGCGCGACGAAGTGTTCGGCCCGGTGATCGTCGTCGTGCCGTTCGACGACGCGGCCGACGCGGTGCGCCTCGCGAACGCGTCGCCGTACGGCCTCGCCGCCAGCATCTGGAGCAACGACCTGAAGCGCGTGATGAACCTCGTGCCGCAGATCGAGGCCGGCACCGTATGGGTGAACTGCCATATCCCGCTCGACCCGTCGATGCCGTTCGGCGGCTACAAGCAATCGGGCATCGGCCGTGAATTCGGCCAGTACGCGATCGAAGGCTTCACCGAAACCAAATCCGTCTGCATCGCGCACTGA
- a CDS encoding helix-turn-helix transcriptional regulator — MPTPSEPADPAAADWLRALRACVDAFDAFASPSAIVFYRLDQSGEPADFELFGMPESMHRTYVARYRMLDPLHPSRCAAGERAVVTLASQLPDERRDASAYWTRFLRRHDVADVVEIWLRDAGRTVGAFSLLRFGAADTRGGAAGNSTGGRFAPGEIDALARLQPVAEAALSPLLRARRGIHRIGCEERLTYREEQIARLVRDGRSNKEIARDLALGQPTVKTHLMRMYRKLGVSNRTELVGALFL, encoded by the coding sequence ATGCCGACCCCATCCGAACCCGCCGACCCGGCCGCCGCCGACTGGCTGCGCGCGCTGCGTGCTTGCGTGGACGCGTTCGACGCGTTCGCGAGTCCGTCCGCGATCGTGTTCTACCGGCTCGACCAGAGCGGCGAACCGGCCGATTTCGAGCTGTTCGGGATGCCGGAATCGATGCATCGCACCTATGTCGCGCGCTACCGGATGCTCGATCCGCTGCATCCGTCGCGCTGCGCGGCAGGCGAGCGCGCGGTCGTCACGCTCGCTTCCCAATTGCCTGACGAAAGACGCGACGCGTCCGCGTACTGGACCCGTTTCCTGCGGCGGCACGACGTGGCCGACGTCGTCGAGATCTGGCTGCGCGACGCCGGCCGCACGGTCGGCGCGTTCTCGCTGCTGCGCTTCGGGGCGGCCGACACGCGCGGCGGCGCGGCCGGCAACAGCACGGGCGGGCGGTTCGCGCCCGGCGAGATCGACGCGCTCGCGCGGCTGCAGCCCGTGGCCGAAGCCGCGCTGAGCCCGCTGCTGCGCGCGCGGCGCGGGATCCACCGGATCGGCTGCGAGGAGCGGCTGACGTACCGCGAGGAGCAGATCGCGCGCCTCGTGCGCGACGGCCGCTCGAACAAGGAGATCGCCCGCGATCTCGCGCTGGGCCAGCCGACCGTCAAGACGCACCTGATGCGCATGTACCGCAAGCTCGGCGTGTCGAACCGCACGGAACTGGTCGGGGCGTTGTTCCTGTAA
- the ypfJ gene encoding KPN_02809 family neutral zinc metallopeptidase: MRLDDETESTNVEDRRGAGGFGGGRGATIGIGTIVVAFAASYFFGIDPRVILEGASALQGRQQQAQPAPAQRQGEQANDTGAVFTRKVLGNIERTWTGVFNTQLHAQYQPPTLVMFTNSTPTACGTGQTAMGPFYCPGDRKVYIDLGFYNELRTRFGAGGDFAQAYVIAHEVGHHVQNLLGISDKVDAARRRASQAHSNALSVRMELQADCFAGVWANNAQRANQRLMEPGDFEQGLKAAAAIGDDRLQQQGQGYVVPESFTHGTSDQRVYWLRRGMQSGELSACDTFAANAR; this comes from the coding sequence ATGAGGCTGGACGACGAAACGGAAAGCACGAACGTCGAGGATCGCCGCGGCGCAGGCGGGTTCGGCGGCGGGCGCGGCGCGACGATCGGCATCGGCACGATCGTGGTTGCGTTCGCCGCGTCGTATTTCTTCGGGATCGACCCGCGCGTGATACTCGAAGGCGCCTCGGCGCTGCAGGGCCGCCAGCAGCAGGCGCAGCCCGCGCCCGCGCAGCGGCAGGGCGAGCAGGCGAACGACACGGGTGCGGTGTTCACGCGCAAGGTGCTCGGCAATATCGAGCGTACGTGGACGGGCGTGTTCAATACTCAACTGCACGCGCAGTACCAGCCGCCGACGCTCGTGATGTTCACGAACTCGACGCCGACCGCATGCGGCACGGGCCAGACTGCTATGGGGCCGTTCTACTGCCCGGGCGACCGCAAGGTGTATATCGATCTCGGTTTCTACAACGAACTGCGCACGCGTTTCGGCGCGGGCGGCGATTTCGCGCAGGCTTATGTGATCGCGCACGAAGTCGGCCACCACGTGCAGAACCTGCTCGGCATCTCCGACAAGGTCGACGCGGCGCGCCGGCGGGCGAGCCAGGCGCACTCGAATGCGCTGTCGGTGCGGATGGAACTGCAGGCCGACTGCTTTGCCGGCGTGTGGGCGAACAACGCGCAGCGCGCGAACCAGCGGCTGATGGAACCCGGCGATTTCGAGCAGGGGCTGAAGGCCGCCGCCGCGATCGGCGACGACCGGCTGCAGCAGCAAGGGCAGGGCTATGTCGTACCGGAGAGCTTCACGCACGGCACCAGCGACCAACGCGTGTACTGGCTGCGGCGCGGGATGCAATCGGGCGAACTGAGCGCCTGCGACACGTTCGCCGCGAACGCACGCTGA